The window atttgccTTGCTGGGAATGAGCAaatttgctgctttgtgctgcttttgaGGTCTTCATTTCAGAACTGCTAAAACTAAATGATTGTGTGTAATAAGCTTCCTGTCAGAGCACATCATAATGCAGAGGCTGTAGGTGTTATTCTTCtatataaaataacattataTTTCCATAGTCCTTCGCCAAGGATTTCTAGAGCAACTTAAGTATAGAAATAGACCTCTATCACCAAACTGTTGGGCAATATAACCCCTCCAGACAGATACTTCTTTTGCCCCGGTTACTGCCTCCTTTTAATCCTTTGTGCCTGGTTCAGTTATTAACCATATCTGAGCCCTATTACcgcagggagaaggggaaagaaaaaaaaggaaagttgaACTAGAACCATTTTCCACAATTGTAGACAGCGTTAAGGAAAACTtcacttttcctcattttcctcatctACTGGTGCATCGTTTTCTATTATGTGTTGTTTGCTTAGCACAATATTCTTGTATTCCTTCTGCAAGTTTTTTCATGCGCTACTGTTGGTTGCTGTTTCCATTACCATCTTTTGGTGGGCTTTCTCTCTTCGGTGATGCTTGGCAAACGTGTCTCCCTGCACACAGTACTGTTCTCAGTTCAAGGTTCCTGTAAATTGCCTGCCACCTTATGAAGCAAAGTTGGGGTCAACATCTCCCGGCCCAGGTGGGGGTCACAGCTTTCTTCTGGAGATTAGAGTGGGTGTCTGACTTCTTAAAGGCTGCATAGTCTACAGGTGCAAGGAACCTCTTGTCTTAGTTGAGTTGAATGCCTCCTTATATTTGGATTAGGATAGTTGCTACCTTCCTCCTACATTGCCGTTCTCATCCAGTACGTGCATCCCCCTCATCACAGTGACATCTGTCTTCTTACCATCAGAAAACCTTAGCCAGTGGGTTTGTTGTTGATTTTAAATCTCCTGAAACACATTCAAAAAGACAAGTGTTTAGAGAGGAGGCGTTGATTTATTCTGTGCAGGGTGGGAAATCTCCACAAACCAAGCATACACAGCATCTATACCGGCTTTTATTTATAGTCCAAGAAGTTTTCACTATGCTCCTACCTAGGTCACACCTACCTATTATATATTCACAGGATTATGTAAGTAGAAGGTAACATAACATATTTGAATCTTCTGCACTCGTGGGGGTCTTCAGTGGTCTTTGGTTGTTTGGGGAGGTGTCCTCCTCGCCTTAGCCACGTTTGGTCACAAGGACACCTCATTCTTTCTGAGTGGTCACTGTTTTGGACTTGTGCCTCATCTCAAGGATCCTCAAGGTGTCTGTCCTTGTTTCTGATTTATGGCAGTCTTGCATCtttgaagagaaacactccatcACAGCAAGGCTGTTTTCCCTAGATAAGCAGGACTAATGGAACTTACAGTGGAGTTTCAACCTTGGATCTATAGCTGagccagaaaaaaacatttaacaaTTAGCTTTGACGGCATCAACTTGGCTTTAGTTTGATACAGGCTTTGAGCTGTGCAGTGATGGTACAGTGCTGAGGGCTCACTGGGTCCTCGATGGGTGCCTTATGGGAAGACAAGTGATGGATTTTCTTCGATACTGCCGAGCTATTTCCCAGTTGCCCTCCCTTGTGCTTGCCAAAAAGGGAATTCAGCCAATGGAGTGCATTCCACGATGGCCTCCGTCTGCACTGGCGGCGCTAGGTGACTAAACCATGCCTCTGGCTGCTGAGAGGGTACGTGCTGAGGCTGAAGAGAGAGATGGGGGCGCTATAGCGAGCGGGAGAGGCTCGGTGCGCTGACGGCGTCTCAACTGCCGCCATTAGCAGCGCCGCAGACTACAGCTCCCGGTagcccccgcggccgccgcttCCCCCCGCGCTAAGATGGCGGCCGCCGAGCCGCGTGTGGCCGTGACCGCGCCGCCGGGATACACGGGtgaggggcggcggggagggggggatgagaggcgcggcggcggcggcggtggggTGTTTAACCCGTTTGTCGCCCGCAGCGCTGGCGGTGAAGTTCGGGGTGCGGCAGCGCTCGCCGCACTGCCTCTTGGTGAAGGAGCACCGGGTGCGGGAAGGGCCCGGAGACACGCACCCGCCGCAGCGCACCCTCTTCGTCCTTAACGTCCCTCCGTACTGCAGCGCGGTGAGCGGGGTGAGGGGGGAGGGGCTGCGAGGGGTTCGACTGGGAGCCCCCGGCGCGGGGGTTGGTGCGTTGGGAAGGCCGGGAGGGGAATCACTCCCGTTGATCAGTGCCGTTCGTTGTCCCCCTGCGTGCAGGACGCGCTGTCCCGGCTCTTCGCCCGCTGTGGGGCCGTGCAGTCTGTGGACCTCCGTGACAAACCGGGACCGggagagaaggcagaaaaacGCACGTCCAAATTCTTCACCAACGGAACGGCAACGGTAAAGCCTGGGGGGGGGTAGTGGTGCTTTAGTGATCAGAATGGGAAGAAATCCCGAGTGTTGAGCGTGGTGGTTGGAGCATGAGATATGGGTAAACCGCATGGGTTGGGTATAGAGTCATAAGTTGGAAGAGCCCCTTAAAaccacccagtccaactcccctgcagtgaacagggacacctatgggtagatcagggtgctcagagcccctccagcctgaccttgggaTGCGgaaccaccacctctctgggcaacctgtgccactgcctcaccaccctgcctgtaaaatgctttcttatacctaacctgaatctcctctcttttagtttgaaaccatttctccttgtcttatCCCAACCAACCGTGAGActagagtctgtccccttctttcctatgtccccctttagatactgaaaggttgcTATCGGGTCTCACTAATGTGGTAGAAGGGTTTAAAtttgttagggtttttttgtcaTCCTACTGGAACTTGTGATTTGACCTCTGTATGCGTCTCCAACTTCCACAGTATATCTGACCATCCTGGGGGTGTTTTCTTTTAGGGATTTCGAGTTGCATATGTGGTATTCAGGAAACCAGCTGGTGTCCAGGCGGCCAAGGCCCTATCGCAGGAAGGTCCCTTGTTGATATCAACAGAGAGTCACCCTGTGAAAACTGGCATTAGCAGTAAGTAAGCACCGGCTGCATTCCTGTTAACCAGAGCAGGGGAAACATGTCCTCGCTGAATCCTTCCTGACACATTCCAAGTTCTTCACCATTTTGTATTAAGCCTGGGTTGGGGAAATGTCCAGCATTTCATTGTCCTGTTTTTCTTATTgtattttagaatcatagaataattaaggttggaagagatcgCTAAGGTCATTgcatccaaccatcaacccctCACCACTGTACCTGCTAAACACATCATCTTGTTGATAGCTTATTCTGTTGGATGTTTTAGGCCCTGGCTGAGTGACCCTGCAAGAAGACAAGGGTCACTTGTTACAGTGGAAGGGCAGTTTTCCCCCACATCTCTTCAATATCATGATTCAGATTCAGAAAGActggctgtgtttttttgtgAAAACTGAAGCCAGGCACCACATGGCTGTCGAGGTGTCAGCACTTCATATGTTACTGTTGGTGGGAACGCAACCTTGAACGTTGCATCTCTTGGGTTTCAGGATATTTGCTTCTCCTTGGAAAGTTGTAAGCTCTTCCCATTACTTAATGCTGTTCTGCTGGAAGTCTGTCATGCATAAGATAAGGTAGTGGGGAGACTGAATGGAAATGGGAACAAAGGGTGTTCTTTCCCACAGCAGTTCTCTCTAGAGCTGCTGGAAGACATTACACCAGAATTTGTTTCTAACAGAGGCTACAActgacttctgctttctctttctcagaGTGGATCGCCAGATACGCAGATTCAGTAGTGGATCGAGAAGAACTGAAGGCTGAGGTGGATGCCTACATGCAAGACTATGACAAAAAGATAGAAGAGGTGAGGCCAGGCTGGGGAGGGAACCCAGCTAAGCAGTTTGTTTGTGGAGTgaaaggcagagggagaggatcTCTCAGTGCCCAGGTCCTAATGGAaatggcagaggggaagcacTGGCTGGCAGGGTTGCTGGTTTGGTTCATCACAGCTGGCCTTCCATCCAGGGCTCCCAGTAGGCATCCACAAATAAAACAGGTTCTGTCTGGCATGCAGTGTTGTGACTTGAGTGCCTGGTCCCGCACCTTCCTTCAAATCTTGTACAGAACCAGGTGCTGTAACTTTGTGTCTGAGTGGGACCTTGGAGGAGCCTTCTGTCAGACTGGCTGGCAGCCCAACTGTACTGAGCTGCCTCACCTTCCTGTCTCTGTAGGAAGAAGCCAAAGCGGCCAAGGAGGAGGGTGTACCAGATGAGGAGGGCTGGGTGAAGGTAACACGGAAGGGCCGCAAGCCTGGCCTGCCCCGGACAGAGGCTGCCAACCTGCGGGTGTTGGAGAGGGAGAAGCGAAAAAAGGCCCGCAAAGAGCTGCTCAACTTCTATGCCTGGCAGCATCGCGAGACCAAGAGAGAGCGTGAGTGTCTGAATCGCCTTCTACCCTTCTCTGTCACACTGTAACCCAaagaacatctttttctttcgGTGGATCTACATCCAGCTGCAGGTGAACAGCTGGCTGGGAGGCTGGGCGAATGGTCTGGCCAGTTCCTGGGTGTCCCTTGCCACCACCTGGCCTAGCAAAGACTGTTGCAATATTCTTTGGGAGAGTGGGCAAGTGGTACCTTTCTAATCCGTTTTGTCAGTCTGCACAGAGGCAGCTACTGAAAGGGAGAACTAGCATGTTCCTTCCCCAagagggagctgcagctctgcaaaacaGCCAGATCCTCAGCTCTGCGCTTAAAGGACCTGTTCTGAGCAATGCGTGCTTGCAGCTGTCTGAACTGAGCATCTTCCAATGTGCAGAAGTGAAGCTccacagggagagggaggtcTGCTGCTCCCCTGTAACctgtcatctttctttttttttgtgtgtttcagATATTGCCCAGTTGAGGAAAAAATTTGAGGAGGACAAGCAGAGAATTGCACTCATGCGAGCCCAGCGCAAGTTTAGGCCAtactgagctgtgctgtttcTTCCAATGCCTATGCTGGAGAGGGCAGGAGAGACTCGTGCCATAGGGTTTCAAGGAACTAAGGC of the Gallus gallus isolate bGalGal1 chromosome 1, bGalGal1.mat.broiler.GRCg7b, whole genome shotgun sequence genome contains:
- the RRP7A gene encoding ribosomal RNA-processing protein 7 homolog A → MAAAEPRVAVTAPPGYTALAVKFGVRQRSPHCLLVKEHRVREGPGDTHPPQRTLFVLNVPPYCSADALSRLFARCGAVQSVDLRDKPGPGEKAEKRTSKFFTNGTATGFRVAYVVFRKPAGVQAAKALSQEGPLLISTESHPVKTGISKWIARYADSVVDREELKAEVDAYMQDYDKKIEEEEAKAAKEEGVPDEEGWVKVTRKGRKPGLPRTEAANLRVLEREKRKKARKELLNFYAWQHRETKREHIAQLRKKFEEDKQRIALMRAQRKFRPY
- the RRP7A gene encoding ribosomal RNA-processing protein 7 homolog A isoform X1, whose protein sequence is MAAAEPRVAVTAPPGYTALAVKFGVRQRSPHCLLVKEHRVREGPGDTHPPQRTLFVLNVPPYCSAVSGDALSRLFARCGAVQSVDLRDKPGPGEKAEKRTSKFFTNGTATGFRVAYVVFRKPAGVQAAKALSQEGPLLISTESHPVKTGISKWIARYADSVVDREELKAEVDAYMQDYDKKIEEEEAKAAKEEGVPDEEGWVKVTRKGRKPGLPRTEAANLRVLEREKRKKARKELLNFYAWQHRETKREHIAQLRKKFEEDKQRIALMRAQRKFRPY